The DNA segment CGCCTCACCAAACCGCGCTGGGATCATGAATAGCTTGCCAGCAAATCAACGCGGAGTTGGTTCCGGCATGAGTGCGACCTTTATGAACTCGGCGATGGTGCTCTCGATCGGTGTCTTCTTCAGCCTCATGATCTTTGGGTTGCGTTCGCACCTCTCGAGTGCCCTCTTGTCCGGGTTGACCAAGCAGCATGTGCCGGTCGCTTTGGCGAAACAGGTGGCCTCGCTGCCACCGGTGAGCACGCTGTTTGCGGCCTTCTTGGGTTACAACCCGATGTCAAAGCTGCTGGGGTCCAAGCTTCTTAGCACCCTGCCAGTGGCCAATGCCCATTATCTCATCGGTCGTTCCTTCTTCCCTAGCCTTATCTCCCCAGCCTTTGGTCATGGGCTCTCAGAGGCCTTCACTTTTGCTGCGATTGCCTGTTTGATCGCCGCTGGGGCGTCGTGGATGCGTGGTGGTAAGTACAACGCAACCGATGCCGAAGAGGCGATGGAACACCTTCATGAAGAGCACGCAGCCCATGCAGCCGCCGATCACCGTGTGATTGAGTCTGTCGCTGGTGCCGATGACTCGGTGAAGCCCGAAGAGATCAAATCCACCTTCTCTGACTGACGTACGTGTTACTGTCTTGAGCAAGAGGAGGAGCCCTTTATGGGTTCCTCCTCTTGCTTTTCCCTAGAGGGAGATATGGTGCGCTGTGGATTGCTTTGAGTATGACAGTTGTCATCAGGAACTCATGCCAGCACACACCATCGGCTAGACGGGGTGCTTGCTAGTGTAACTGTCATGAAAACGATGACAGACACCCCTTCCATTGTGTTGAAAGGGGTAACCAAGGCCTTTGGCCCCGTTCTCGCTGTCCGTGGCGTGGATCTTCTCATTCAACCAGGCGAGACTGTCGCGCTGCTGGGTCCAAATGGGGCCGGCAAGACGACCACGCTCGACATGGTGCTCGGGCTCGTGCACCCCGATCAGGGAGAGGCCGAGCTCTTTGGGATGTCCCCAGCCAAGGCTATCGCGGCTGGCTTAGTGGGAGGCATGCTCCAAACAGGGACCCCACTTGATCACCTACGGGTGCGTGAATTGATCGAGTTGATGGCGTCGTTCTATCCCCATCCACGCAATCTCGATGAGGTCATGGAGCGAACTGGGTGCGATCAATTCCAGCGACAGCTCACCACCGGACTGTCAGGTGGCCAGGCGCAACGGGTACGTTTCGCGGCCGCCTTGGTTGGGGATCCCGAGCTTCTCATCTTGGACGAGCCCACCGCCGCGATCGACGTCGAAGGGAGGCGGGAGTTCTGGCGGGCCATGCGTGAGGTGGTCGAGGATCGAAAGACGGTGGTGTTTGCGACCCATTACCTCGAGGAGGCTGATGCCTTTGCGGATCGGGTAGTGCTCATGGCCAATGGGTTGATTGTCGCCGATGGGACTCCTAACCAGATCAAGGCCAAGGTGGGGTCAAGGATGATTCG comes from the Ferrimicrobium sp. genome and includes:
- a CDS encoding ABC transporter ATP-binding protein, which produces MKTMTDTPSIVLKGVTKAFGPVLAVRGVDLLIQPGETVALLGPNGAGKTTTLDMVLGLVHPDQGEAELFGMSPAKAIAAGLVGGMLQTGTPLDHLRVRELIELMASFYPHPRNLDEVMERTGCDQFQRQLTTGLSGGQAQRVRFAAALVGDPELLILDEPTAAIDVEGRREFWRAMREVVEDRKTVVFATHYLEEADAFADRVVLMANGLIVADGTPNQIKAKVGSRMIRATLPDVDVRCLGAFDGVVNVERHGPTVILTCSDSDRVLYALLGAYPGLTDIEVTGGSLEQAFVELTREGED